One Lentimicrobiaceae bacterium genomic window, TCACCCAAGACAAGTTTTACAACCTATAAGCGACTTCAAGTACATTCTTACACAAAACGAAAAAATTGAACTACTAAAACAAACATCTCTTAAAAACCTTATCATCATTAACTTTGACCTGAATTTTGCCAAAACGAATTATCAGGATTTTGTTGTGAATTATTTGGTAAATAAATTAAACATTTCGGCTATTGTTTTAGGCTTTGACCATCATTTTGGTAAGAACAGAGAAGGCAACAACGAACTTTTATCCGATTTGGGAGAGAAATATAATTTCAGAGTGAAACAGATTTCAGATATTAAGGTTAAAAATCACTCTGTAAGCTCCACAGCTATACGCGATGCAATTATGGGTTCCGAAATAAAAAAAGCTAATGAGTTATTGGGATACGATTTTTTTGTTTTTGAAAAGTTGAATTTCTTGGAAACCGTTGATGAAAAACATATTAAGTTTTCAATTTCTGTTGCCGACGACAAAGTTATGCCTCAAAAAGGTGTTTTTCGTGTTTATATTAATTGCGGAGATGATTGTAGTAAAGGACTTTTAATCATTAATCCCAAGGATAACACTAATCTAATATTTACTAAAAACACACCCGAAAACTTATTGCTCGACAATCGCGTGGCTAACATTGCTTTGCTTGAAACTGTTTCGGAAAATTGCAACGATTTTCATAATTTTATTAATAAAATTGATTTTTGAATTAACAGTATATGAAGATAATATTCTTAGGCACAGGGACATCGGTAGGAACGCCAGTAATAGCTTGCAATTGCGAAGTATGCAAAAGCAACGATAAGCGAGATTTTAGATTCAGAACTTCACTCTTTATTGAACACGAAAATGCTAAAATTGTTATCGATTGCGGTCCAGACTTCCGATTGCAAATGCTTAATAACAACATAAACGACATAGATGCTGTTTTCTTCACACACAAGCACCGCGATCATACGGCAGGAATAGACGACATAAGACCTTTTAACTTTATGCTCAACAAAGCCGTTGATGTTGTCGCAAATAGCGAAACAATAAAAGAAATAAGGGCTGGCAATAAATACATTTTTGATAAAATATACAAAGATGCACCTTGCCTAAACATTATTAAAATAGAAAATAAAGAATTTGAATACAAAGGCATCAACATCAAGCCAATCAACGTATTGCATGCCAACGAAACGGTTTTCGGATACCGAATTGCCGGACTTACCTACATAACCGATGCTAATTACATCTCGGAAACCGAGTTGCAAAAAGCTAAAAACAGCGATGTTTTGATATTAAATTCGTTAGCACGATACAAGCATCGTTCACATTTTTCGCTTGACGAATCATTGCAAATTATTGAGCAAGTAAAACCAAGAGTTGCTTATCTGACGCATATCAGTCATGGTATGGGATTACACGCTCAAACACAGTCGGAACTACCGGAAAATGTTTTTTTAGCTTACGATGGATTGATAATTGAGATGTAGGCTGTTGGCTGTTAGCCGTTAGCTATAGGTGGTGAGTGTGAGTGCAAAATTCCACCATTCCCGAAATTTAGGGAACCTCATAATTGCTCATTGCACATTGCAAATTGCTAATTGTAAAGCACCATTCACCGACCACCGACCACCATTCACCGTTACAACAATGGACCTGCCTTAACAAGTCTCTTTCCTTCTTCTCTATCGGTGTATTTTTCAAAGTTATTGATAAACCTTTGAGCCAAATCTTTTGCTTTGGTATGCCATTCGCTTTCGTTAGCGTAAGTGTTCTTAGGATTTAGTATTTCGGTAGTAACTCCCTTCAGTTCTTTTGGGATTTCCAAGTTGAAATACGGAATTGTTTCGGTACTCGATTTTTCAATATCGCCGTTTAAGATAGCATCAATTATAGCTCTTGTTTCTTTAATAGAAATACGTTTACCTGTACCGTTCCAGCCTGTATTAACTAAGTATGCTTTTGCTCCCGATGCTTCCATTC contains:
- a CDS encoding FAD synthetase family protein, producing the protein HPRQVLQPISDFKYILTQNEKIELLKQTSLKNLIIINFDLNFAKTNYQDFVVNYLVNKLNISAIVLGFDHHFGKNREGNNELLSDLGEKYNFRVKQISDIKVKNHSVSSTAIRDAIMGSEIKKANELLGYDFFVFEKLNFLETVDEKHIKFSISVADDKVMPQKGVFRVYINCGDDCSKGLLIINPKDNTNLIFTKNTPENLLLDNRVANIALLETVSENCNDFHNFINKIDF
- a CDS encoding MBL fold metallo-hydrolase → MKIIFLGTGTSVGTPVIACNCEVCKSNDKRDFRFRTSLFIEHENAKIVIDCGPDFRLQMLNNNINDIDAVFFTHKHRDHTAGIDDIRPFNFMLNKAVDVVANSETIKEIRAGNKYIFDKIYKDAPCLNIIKIENKEFEYKGINIKPINVLHANETVFGYRIAGLTYITDANYISETELQKAKNSDVLILNSLARYKHRSHFSLDESLQIIEQVKPRVAYLTHISHGMGLHAQTQSELPENVFLAYDGLIIEM